CTCGCGAAGATGAAAAACAACCCCAAGGACTTCCTCGATGCTCGAAAGAAAAACAACAGTTGGCACCGATAAACATTACGTCTCGCGTCACCCAGCTTTTCACCTGAGCACTCTGGCCCTGGCCTTGGGGAGCATCTTTTCAGCCCAGGCGATCGCCGCACAGGAAGAGGCCACCGCCAACGCCCCTCTTCAGCTGGGCGAAATCAACATCAATGCCGCCGCGGTGGAAAACCCCACGGCGCCGCTGGCCGGCAAGGTCGCCCTGCGCAACGGCAGCGCCACCAAGTCCAACGCGGCCATTACCGAAACGCCGCAGTCGGTGTCAGTGGTCACGGCCGATGAAATGCGCGATCGCAAATCGGACACCTTGGCGGACGCCCTGAGCTATACCCCGGGCTTCACCAGCCAGCCAAGCAGCTTCAACCGTACCTCCGACCGGTTCCGCATGCGCGGCTTCGACGTCGAGTCCGCCACGGGCGGCTCGCTGCGCGACGGCATGCGCCTGCAATACAACTCTTATGACGGCGTCCAGGAGCCCTATGGCCTGGAACGCGTGGAAGTCGTCCGTGGCGCGGCTTCGGTGCTCTACGGCCAGCTGTCGCCTGGCGGCTTCGTCAACGGTGTCAGCAAACGACCGACCGAAACCCCGCTCCATGAATTGGGGCTGCAATACGGCAACCACGATCGCAAGCAACTGACCGCCGATTTCAGCGGCCCGCTCGGTGACAGCGATGTCCTCAGCTACCGCCTGACCATGCTCAAGCGTGACAGCGACACCCAGCAGGACTACATCAACGACGACAAGCTCTACATCGCCCCGGCCCTGACCTGGCGCCCCGATGAAGACACCTCGCTGACCCTGCTCTCGTTCTACCAGAAGAGCGACACGCGCTTTTCCGCCCCGCTGCCCTATCAATTGGTCAAGGGCGTGGGCAAAGGGCCATTCACCATTGGCCGCCACGATTTCATCGGCGAACCCGACTACGACGACATGAATGGCGAGATGTCCGCCATCGGTTATGAGTTCGAGCACCGATTTGACGAACACACCCGAATCAGCAACAAGCTGCGTTACTACGAAGCGGATGTGAAGTGGAAGTACATGCAGGTTCGGACAGGGAATCCAGTCAATACAGCAGCAGCCACGGGCGTCCTCGCTCGCCAGTACAGTGACCGCCGTGAACGTTCCCGGGCGTTGGCCAGCGACACCAACATCGAAACACGCTGGAACATCGGCGGCGTGGAAAACACCTTCCTGATGGGCGCTGATACCTACGACGCGTCGTACGACTCGCAT
This genomic interval from Pseudomonas alvandae contains the following:
- a CDS encoding TonB-dependent siderophore receptor — translated: MLERKTTVGTDKHYVSRHPAFHLSTLALALGSIFSAQAIAAQEEATANAPLQLGEININAAAVENPTAPLAGKVALRNGSATKSNAAITETPQSVSVVTADEMRDRKSDTLADALSYTPGFTSQPSSFNRTSDRFRMRGFDVESATGGSLRDGMRLQYNSYDGVQEPYGLERVEVVRGAASVLYGQLSPGGFVNGVSKRPTETPLHELGLQYGNHDRKQLTADFSGPLGDSDVLSYRLTMLKRDSDTQQDYINDDKLYIAPALTWRPDEDTSLTLLSFYQKSDTRFSAPLPYQLVKGVGKGPFTIGRHDFIGEPDYDDMNGEMSAIGYEFEHRFDEHTRISNKLRYYEADVKWKYMQVRTGNPVNTAAATGVLARQYSDRRERSRALASDTNIETRWNIGGVENTFLMGADTYDASYDSHNFRANSTSINIGDYNYGQPVVVDKSRNRDRGSQIDTFQTGIYLQDQIKFDDHWLLLLGGRHDWADQDQEGFATGQKLSQDDESTTWRAGLVYQADNGLAPYISYSESFFPVAVAEATGRTFDPTEGKQYEIGIRYQPPGSNTLLSAAVYELTQENVVKRDLAGLNPQQIGEQRSRGLELEAKSDITPQLTVIATYAYTDARITKSVIQSEVGQRSEDTPYHQAALWADYNFALFGVPQLKIGGGARYKGTTQASGIDSQMPAYTLFDAMASYQIDKNWDIALNANNVTNKKYVYCEAAICRYGDERELVTSVNFRW